The Francisella hispaniensis FSC454 genome includes the window TCTTGTCTCTAGAGAGTTAGCCATAGCTGCTCTGTCAACCTTAACTAATATATCGTCTATCATATATGTATTAGAATCAACAAACATCATCCACTCTTGGAAAGTTAACTGTGGAATATCATAAATATTCTTATCTGTTAATATGTCATACTCTTTTGCTCCTAACACAAAGCTAGTATCATTTGTTTGAGAACAAAGTAGGACATAGAGTTCTTTATTTGTTTTTGCTTTTTCGAGAACTCTTTTTAGTTTTAGTAGTTTATCTGCTAATAAAGCGAACTTACCAAAATTTAATATCTCAGTTTTTTTTATCCAAGCATCTGGTGCATATTTAAGTAACTTAGCAAATTTGATTTTTTTAGCGATATTTGGCGCTAAAAAGTATCTATTATAACCACCAAACAGCTCATCACCAGCGTCACCTGATAGTGCAACTGTTACTTTTGACTTAGCTATTTTACTCACAAGATATGTTGGTATTTGTGATGAATCAGCAAATGGTTCATCATATATTCCAGCAAGGTTTGGTATTACATCAAGAGCATCTTTCTCTGTCACATACATATCAGTATGATTAGTCCCTATATGCTTTGCTACTGCTCTTGCATGCTCAGCCTCATTATATTCTTTTTGATTAAAGCCTATACTAAAAGTATTTATCTTATCTTTAGACATACTTTGCATAAGGGCAACTATAGTTGTTGAGTCAATTCCCCCGGATAAAAATGCTCCTAGAGGAACATCTGACTGCATTTGTATTGATAATGTACTTTTAAGCTTAATTTCTAAATCTAGGATTGCTTGATCATACGAATCTTTATATTTTTCTGAATCTAGTACTTTTTTAGAATCCCAATATTTATACTCTTTACTATTACCCTTAGCATCAAATACTACGTAACTACCTACATTTAGTTTAGATATATTTTTGTAAATAGAGTATGGTGTTGGTACATAAGCATACCTCATATATGTTGCTAAAGCATCTCTATCTATATCAAACCTCCAGCCACATTCGTTTAATGGCTTAAGTGCCTTCAATTCTGATGCAAAACCCAAAATACCATTTTGGATACCAAAATATAATGGTTTCTCGCCAAATCTATCTCTAGCTAGTATTAAACAACTAGTTTTTCTACTGTAAACTCCAAATGCAAACATTCCTATGCATTTTTCTAAAGTTTTATCTATACCCCAAAGTTCAATAGCATTGACCAAAACCTCAGTATCACTGTTACTTTTAAATTTAAGATTTGAATATTCACTTAATAGCTGATTTTTTATTGATAAGTAATTATATATTTCTCCATTAAAAACAATAGCAGTATTACCGCTATTAGATAACATTGGCTGATGTCCAGCGTTAGATATATCGTGTATTGACAATCTAGTATGCCCCAAAGTAACTTGATCGTCGCACCAATACCCACTATCATCCGGCCCTCTATGCTTTATAGAAAGCAATGATTGGTTAATTATTGATGTAAAATCTTCATTTCTTTCAAATAAATAAAAACCTACTATTCCACACATATTACATACTTCTCATAAATTCTATTAACTTTTTTTGTTCTGTCTGGTTATTAACTAAAACACTAATAGTTTGCATTATATTATTGTTTTTAAAATCTAATATCTTTTTAGATGTATCATTTATATCAATTATTATTTGATTCTCACTAAGTAGTTTCCTATTGTCTCCAACATCAGTTGATAGTGAAAAAACTCCACAACTGACAGATTCATATAAAGTATTACTAAACCCTTCATTTAAAGATAGTAATACGTATACATCCGCAATATTATAAAATTCTTCAATATTAAATCTAATATCCCCAGCAAAGATAACTTTTGACTCTAAATGATATTGACTTATCATTCTATCCAATTCTTTCTTATATGATTCAGAATACTTGCCTACAATTAGCAGCTTATTTCTTTTATTATCAGAGTCTTCACTATCAAACATATAAAATTGATGTATTATCTCGTCAACATTCTTTTCAGGAATAACTCTAGATACAGACAAGACTATAAAATCACTTTCTAAAAAGCCATATTTTTTTCTTAATTTATTTTTTTTATCTAAACATACTGGATAAAATTTTTTATCTTCAATAAAGTTGTAGATAACTTCTGATTTACTAGCTTTATACTTTAAATTCTCCATATAAAAGTCTAATCCTCTTTTAGAGTTAGCAATAAGCAATATTTCCTTAGAAAAAATTCTATTAAGTTTCTGAATAAAAGACAACTTTCCACTCACTATAGAGCTATTCCTAATTGCCCATACATTTCTAACATTCTTTTTAAAAATACTTGCTACCCCTGATATAAAGTTTGGTATCTCAAGCCAGCTATACAAAATAATTTGTTCATTTTTCAGTCTTCGTCTTAAAAGAAAAAGAGCTTGTAATAACAATACTATTTTTTTAATTTTAGATTTATTATTTAAGTCAACTAAATATTCTATATCTAGATTACTTTTTTTATCTCCTAAAAACTCCATATCATTTTTTTTCTTTTGTAAACTATAAATAGTTACATTATATCCAAAAGCTGACAAAAACTTTGCCTGTAATAAGAACTGCTTCTCAGCTCCTCCACCATGCAATGACCCAATAAACATTACTATTTTTTTATCCATAAAGTCTCTCATGCATATCAACAACATTTTTAATTGAATAATTACTTTTTACATAATCTCTCATTGCACTTCTTATATTCGAATCTATTTTCAAAACATTTATTATTTTTTCAACGACTTGCTTATTACTATCTGCAAGCTCAAAAATTTCGCCATATCCATTAAGTATATCTTTACAATCTCCAACATTAGAAGCAACAATAGGAACTTCACATAGGATGGCTTCTGCAAGTATATTTGGAAAACCTTCAACTTTTGATGTAGACAAATATAAATCTAATACTGGTAAATATTCACTAGAATCCACAGATTCAAATACAAAAAACTTATTTACATTACTTTTATTATCTAGATAACTACCTATATCTATTTTCGAACACTCTCTTCCAGCAATCAAAAACCGTAGATTAGAATCATTTTTTACCAATAAATTAGCTATTTCCAAGAAACGAGAAATATTTTTATTAGCATGATTTCTTGCTATGATACCTATAATTTTAACATTATCATCTAAATCATTATTTAAACGAAATTTTTCATACTTAAAAAAGCTCGGTTTAAAAACATCTTTATCAAAACCATTTGCTATAAAGCATTGGTTTTTAAAACCTATATTTTGATGATCTTCCAATGATTTCTTTGAATTATTTAATGTTAAATCTGAGAACTTAGAAAGTTTCGCATTCAACTTTATCATAAACTTTGTAAGATTCTTATGACCATCATAATTTTCTAATCCAGTTCTTATACTATTTATATATTTAGCCTTTCTATAAAAAGGCTTGCATAATATAGAAATTACATTTGCATGATACATCCAAGCATGAATAACATCTGGCTTTATTCTTCTGATAATCTTAATATATTTAAACAATACAAATAGTACATTAAATTTATTTAAATCTAATGTATAAACTTTAACACCACAAGCTTCTAACTTATTTGCAAATACCCCCCTACCCATAAGTGATATAACCGTAATATGATATGTTGACTTATCCATAGATTTGCAAAGTTTATAAAGCATTGCTTCAGCACCACCTTGGTTAAGGTTTATTATTAAATGAACTATTTTTTTCATAACAATATACTCTAACAAAATAGTCAAACAAAATTATTGCTATAACTATAAACAATATTCTTTTTTCAATATTGATTAGATAATTAAAGTCATTCCTAAAATAATAGTAGGAAAATATAGTCGCACCAAAGAGTATAACTAGCCTCAACTTTTCTGGTATCAAATAGCCATCAATTTTGACTCTGACTCCACTCAACAGTAGGTAACTAGCAACCATAACAGAACAAGAGAATAGGAATGAAAATAAAATAACCCCGCCACCACCACCTAAAATATAAAACTGTGCAATGATATTATTAGCCATACCATACCCCACGTCAGGAAAAAGAATGGGCTGAAAAAAAGAATTAAATCCTTCAACATTTCCTTGCAAGTTAATTGGCAAAATAACTGAAATAAAATTATCAAAAAAATTGATAAAATTATAATGTATCTGATGAGAGTGCGATGCGATACTGTTGAAAACTTGAACAGTAACCATTCCTTCATAATTCATTATTGATTTTAAAAAAACATTTCCATGTAAAAGACTGTCCCATGCATTACTTATAGCTAAAGCTTGGATCATAGCACTAATCTGCTTGTATACAAAAGCATACATAAACAAAATAAAAAGTCCTATCATAACTTTTCTTGTAAAAATTTTTTTTGATAGAATCTCGTTTGTTCTATTAAGCATTATAATTAGTTCTATAATAATAAAAAACACTAGAGGCGTTCTATCACCAATAAAAGAAAACCATAAAATAATCACAAATATCATAAGGAAAGATATATATTTTTTGTTATTAAATGATATTACCGCGAAGAATACAACAATAAATTCAAACAATATATATACTCGAGCAGAAATAAAATTTTCTGCAATATACATCTTATCACCTAGTATCAACTCATTATTATTAGCAAGTATAGCTATAAAAGTCACAAATACCAATATACTTAAAAATGATGTTGTAATACTAGCTATTCCATTAAAAAAATTTAAATCGAGACACCTATTTTTTCTAATGAAAAAGTCATAATAAATCATCATAAGCAATATAATTAATATAAATACAAAATAGTATAGATACACTATATTATTTACATTCTCATATATCCATTGACCATGAATTGCATACCCACACTCACCTATAAGTAATGGAATAGAATAAACCCAAAACATTACTACTGATAAACTAAAAAAATCAAAAACATTTCTTTTTAAGAGCAAATAAGCTGATAATAAACATATTAACCAAGATAAAAATATCATAACTCAGAACTATACCACTCAACAGCATGCTTTATGCCTAATTCAAAATCAAACTCAGGTTCATATCCGAGCATATCCCTAGCCTTCGAAATATCAGCATTACTATGCTTAATATCACCCGCTCTATCTGGGCCAAAATTTGGCTCTATTTTTTTACCCAAGGCATCACAAAGATTATAGTACAAATCTATAAGATACTCTCTACCTCCATAAGCTATATTAAAAGCCTCTCCGGCATACTTACTATCTGCTAAACATGCTTTAAGATTTGCCTCAATAACATTCTCTATATATGTAAAATCTCTCGACTGTTTACCATCTCCATTTATAGTTGGCGCTTCATCATTTAATAACTGTTTGATAAATTTAGGTATAACTGCTGCATACGCACCATTAGGATCTTGTCTTCTACCGAAAACATTAAAATATCTTAGACCATAAGTATCTAGACCATATAACTTTGTGTATAGTCTCGCCCACTCTTCATTAGCTTTCTTTGTAAATGCATAGGGTGATAAAACATTTCCTTCTCTACCTTCTTTTTTAGGTAAATTTAGCTCATCACCATATACTGATGAACTAGAAGCATAGACAAATTTTTTAACACTATTTTGCCTAGCCGCTTCAAGCATATTTAATGTACCTTTGACATTTATATCTTCATACACTAATGGCATTTCAATACTTCTTGGTACGCTTCCCCAAGCAGCTTGATGTAGAACATAATCAATACCTTCACAAGCTTTCATGCAAGTACCTAAATCTCTAATATCACCTTTTATAAACTCATAATTAGAATTAGTTAAAAACGGCTCAACATTATGATAATGACCATTTGAGAGATCATCTAAACACCTAACTCTATAACCCTTATCAAGTAAAACCTCACATAAATTAGAGCCAATAAAGCCCGCACCTCCGGTCACCAAAAAAAACGAACCCTGAGGAAATTTAACATTATCGTAAGCCACTACAATCTCCAATAAATATAATCTTTTTCAAACTCAGATTTATCTAAACCACCTTTGATATCAAACATAATCTTTCTAGAATTATGCGCATATAGCCCATCAAACTGTTGCTTTGTTATATCTTTAAACTGTTCATGACTAACAGCAATAATGATCGCATCTAGATTGACCATTTTACTTAGATCATCAAACTCAAGTCCATACTCATGCTTAGCCTCTTCTTTATCAGCTACCGGATCTATAATATATGGCCCTATACCATACTCGTTGAGCTCTTTCACCATATCTATAACTCGAGTATTCCTAGTGTCAGGGCAGTCTTCTTTAAAAGTAAAGCCGAAATTGCTACTCTAGCTCGCTTAACAGGTATATCTGCAGATATCAGTTTTTTTGACTAAATTCTCAACTACAAATTTGCCCATGCCATCATTTATCCTACGACCAGATAATATAACCTGAGAATGATATCCAAGCTCAGCTGCCTTGTACGTTAGGTAATATGGGTCAACACCAATACAATGTCCACCTACTAAGCCTGGCTTAAAGTTTAAGAAATTCCATTTAGTTGCAGCAGCTTCTAAAACCTCTAGAGTATCAATACCCATCTGATTAAATATTATCGATAACTCATTAACAAAAGCTATATTAACGTCTCTTTGAGAGTTTTCTATAACCTTAGCAGCTTCAGCCACTTTTATACTACTAGCTCTATAAACTCCTGCATCTACTACTAGCTCATAAACTTTTGCTATAGTATCCAAAGACTCTTCATCCATACCAGATACTACTTTGATAATTGTTTCTAACCTATGAACCTTATCACCAGGATTTATCCTCTCAGGAGAATAACCAACTTTGAAATCTTCACCAGACCTCAAGCCAGACTCTTTTTCAAGTATTGGTACGCAAACATCTTCTGTAACACCAGGATAAACAGTTGACTCAAACACAACATAAGCGCCTTTGACAAGATTCCTACCAACCGTCTCACTTGCCTTAATAATCGGCGTCAAATCAGGAGTTTTATCTGCTTTAACTGGTGTAGGAACTGCAACAATATGAAACTTACACTCTTTAAGACTTGTTTCATCACAACTAAATTTCATTGTCGTATTTCTGACAGCCTCATCTCCTACTTCTTTTGTTGGATCAAAACCATCCTTATAATGTTGAACTTTTGTTTCACAAATATCAAATCCTAACACATCTATTTTTTTTGCAAATGCAATAGCTATTGGCAAACCAACATAACCCAAGCCAACCAATGAAACCTTTTCTCTTTTAGCGACTATATCATCATATAAACTCATAATTTAAACCCTTACTACTAATTGCTGTAAGTATACATTGACAACAATACTTCTATCAAAATCTTTTTCTATCTTAGCTCTAGCTTTATAGCTCATAGCCATTTTATCATTATACGACATATTTATAAACTGTTCTAATGAGTTACGTAAAGAACTCACATCATTAGGATTACATGATAAGCCAGAGAAACCATCATCAAAAACTTCTCTACACCCAGGAATATCTGACGCAATTACAGGTCTACCTATCGCAGCTGCTTCTAACAGTACATTTGACATTCCTTCATGGTAGGATGGCAAAATAACTGCATGTGCACTAGCTATTTTTTCTTTAGTATTATCAGTGAAACCATAAAATTTTACTGATTTTATCGCATTAATTTTTTGCATAAAATTAGATTTGTTTTCATCACAAAAACCATAAATGTCTAGACTAATATTTTTATATTTTTTCTCAAGTATAGCAAAAGCTTCTAACAATTCATAAATTCCCTTTTCTTTCATTATTCGACCAAGAAAAACGAATTTTAATATTCCTTGATCTTTAGGATAGTCAACATATTTATTTTCATCTAGATTTACTCCAGAACCTGGTAATAATATTGATTTTTCTTCACTGATTATTTTCTTATCTATAAATAACTTTTTATTCTGCTCATTCTGAAAGAATACTTTTATGGCGTTTTTAAATGATAACCTATATAAAAATATAATAAATTTTTGAATAATACCATCATTAGCAAAAACACTTCCTAAGCCAGTCACATTTGGATAAAACTTCTTTCTAAAAAACAAATTCACTAATCCAACATACAAATTTGGTTTAATTGTATAGCTAAAAATGCAATCAGGTTTTTCTTTTTTTATTATTTTGAAATAGTTAAATAAAAGAAACAAATCCTTAAAAGGAATTTTGCCTCGTCTATCTATATCAATATTTATATATTCAACACCAACACTTTTACAAAAATCTATTACTTTGTTAGAATATGGTGTTACTAGTATTATCTCATACTCTTTAGCAGCAAAAGCCTCGATTACTTCTCGTCTGAAACGATATATTACAATATCAAAATCATTAGCTATGAATAATAACTTACTTCTCATAAGTCAAATTCCCAAAAACTTTATTAACAAAATCTACTTTTTTAGCAAGCACTCTAATAATTGGATTAAATATTGCCGTTAGATAAGTGCTCTTAGCCAAAACATTTTTCCTGTAATCTCTAATAAATTTTGATGTATTAAAATATTCACTATCTTGAGGTAGAAAAACCCCATGTTTAGTTTGTAAAATTATTTCTGCAATCTCTTTAGATAAATTATCTATCGATATAACACTTCTTTGGTTATTAATATTAGGAAAAATAAAAGCATACTTTGCAAGTTTTAGCAGCTTTGGATAATTACCTTTAGATCCATTACCATATACCATAGGAAGTCTAATTATAGCAATATCAAAGTCATCACTAATCAATGTATTTAGCTTAATTTCAGCTTGTAACTTACTATCTCCATAAAAGTCATCTGGTTTAGGCTCGGTATCTTTAGTTATAACTTTTTCCTGACCTATAGGCGCACTATCACCATAAACTATAATACTACTTAAAAACACAAACTGTCGAACACCTTGATCTTTAGCCTTCTTTGCTAGATCATAAGTTAGTTGTGTATTTACCTTATAGTATTTTTCTTTTAATTTAGGATCTTTTGAAGTATGGGCAATTCCTGCTACATGCAATATAGCATCATAACCACTCAAATCTATATCCGACAAAGAAACATCTCGCAATGATATTTTATGAATATTAAAATCTGAGTTATATTTAGCCGCAAATGAATTACCAATATAACTACTTAAACCTGTAACTAAGATTCTTTTTTTCATACTACTTTAAATCCTCTTTGTTACCTAAAGCTCCCGTACCTCCCTCAACAACGCCCTTTTTGGCAAAAACAGAAAATACTGTCAAAAAAATACATTTTAAATCAAACCATGTACTTTTATTTTTTATATAATCACCATCAAGCTTAGCTTTATCAGGTATCGGTAATTCATCTCGTCCATTTATTTGCGCCCAACCAGTAAGCCCCACAGGTACAGCATTTGCCCCATATTTATCACGTTCAGCAATCAAATCATCTTGATTCCACAATGCTGGTCTTGGCCCAACGATGCTCATTTCACCTTTTAAAATATTTATGATTTGTGGTAGTTCATCTAGAGATGTTTTCCTTAAAAATGCTCCGACCTTAGTTATACATTTAGATGGATCCTGTAATAAGTGTGTTGGCATATCTTTTGGAGTATCTACATACATAGTTCTAAACTTATATATATAAAAAAACTGCTTATCTTTACCATAGCGCTTTTGCTTAAAAAATATAGGTCCTTTTGAATCTTTCTTTATCATAAAAATGATAACTAAAAAAAACGGGCTTAATAACACCAGTCCAATAAAAGAAAGTAAAATATCAAGCAATCTTTTAAAAAATTTGTAAAACATAAAACTATTACCCATTCAACCTATGTTCAAACTCTGGAACAATTTTCTTTAATATCATGAGATGATTAACATCATCTTTCATCAATAATTCAATATCTTGATTGAGGATATTAATATCATAAAAAGTCCTCCTGCCAATAAAAATATCTTTATAGTCTGTACTAATATCATCCTCTTCTATCAAAAGCTCTTCGTAAAGCTTCTCTCCTGGACGTAGACCAACTATCTCAATATCAATATCATCTCTACCAGAGAGTCTAATAAATTGTTTAGCAAGATCAATAATCTTGACAGGCTGCCCCATATCTAAGACAAAAACTTCTGAATTTTTTGCAATAGCACCAGCTTGTAGGACCAGTTCGCAAGCTTCCGGTATCAACATAAAGTAGCGTGTAATTTCAGGATGAGTCACTGTAACAGGCCCACCATTTCTTATTTGTTCCTCAAATTTTGGAATCACGCTACCACTGCTACCAAGTACATTACCAAAACGCACTGCAGCAAGCTTGGTATTTTTTGGATCAACATTCTGTAGATACAGCTCACAGACCCGTTTAGTAGCTCCCATCACATTCGTTGGTCGCACCGCTTTATCAGTAGAAATCAATATAAATGACTCAACACCTGCTTCTATAGCCAGATCTATAGCATTCTTAGTACCTAAAATATTATTTCTAATCGCTCTAGAGATATTCTCCTCAACTAAAGGAACATGCTTATATGCAGCAGCATGAAAAACTATATTTGGTGAACACTTTTGAAAAACTTCAGCCAATGCTTTTCTATCACAAACAGAACATAAGTTACTATTAATATTAAAATGCCTACATTCTTCCGTAACCTTATACAAATTAAACTCACTATGATCAACCAATATCAGTTCTTTTGCTTGATACTTGATACATTGACGCACAATTTCAGAACCTATACTTCCCCCAGCCCCAGTTACCAAGACCACTTTGCCTTTGATAAAATTAGAGATAGACTCTTTATCTAAACTCTTAGAATCCCTTGATAAAAGATCATAAAGCGAAACAGGCTTTAATTGTGACATAAAACTCTCGTCTTGAAGAATCTCCTCAAGAGGTGGCATAATTCTAATTTGGTCAAAATCTTTCTCAAATTCTCTATATATATTTTTGACTACTTGGTTAGCATTTCTTGGTAATGCAATAACTAGAAGGGCAAATTTTCTAGACAATAACAATCTTCTTAAACCAGCTTTAGATATAACTTTTTTACCATCAATACTTCTTTTTTGCAAAGTCTCATCATCATCAACAAAACATTTGATACGATATCCAGCTGAAGCAAGCTCTTGAGCAATCTTTGCCCCTGCAGCACCTGCACCATAGATAACTGCTGTTTTACTTTTATCTACTGATCTTCTATTCATCAAGTGCCAATAAAGATAAACACTCAAATTTATCAAAAAAACATAAAATAAAAACTCAGAAAATATTAGTGAAAAAGCGACTTTGCCATAAAAAAATAATGTAACTATGAAAAATACTGGTAAATTAATAAAAACCTTACGCAAAAAAGTCTTTTGAGTCGACTTGCGCCAACTAGCCATATAGTCTCTAAGTAGCAAAAAAGATGATAAACACCTCAGCAAAACTACTGCAAGCAAAAAATGCAAATTAACATCTTGTTTGAAAATATAGAAAGTCCAATTAACAGTAATAACAGTTAAAACTATTATCACTAAGAAATTAAGCGTTCTATTATCGTAGAAAGACATTTGTTAATTTTTGGAAAAAATCTTATTAAAACCGATTATATCAAAAAAAATTTTTTTGTGCACAAAAATGTAAATTAGATTAAAAATAGTTAAACAGTTGATATATAAGAGCTGGAAGCACTAAATATTAAGGGAATTAACAAGTTTAATTATCATATAAAAAACAATATCCTACTCAAACATTTCACTATTTTTAAATGGGCAAAAAGCATAATAAGTTCAGGTTATTTATTGTATCTCCTTACACTTAGGACCTAAGTGAAGAACGTTAGCTTTATATGATTGTATAGATTTCAAGCATTCTTTGAAAAAACGACTAAAAATAATACCATGAGCATAGTTTTTTTTACAAATAGTAAATTTTTAATGATTATATAGACTTGAAAATAAGCCTATCATATAGATCGGTAGCCCTCTCACAAAATAAATATTAAACTTATTCAGACACAGAACCTAAATTTTCTTAACTATAGCTGATATATATGAACTAGTATTTTCTTAACTGAAACTGATTCAATAGTTTTTACATTTTGTAAATACCAAGAAATCCATAACTCTTTTATCAGAAAGCCAATTTTGGTTACCTCCTCGCTACTAGCACCAAGATGTTTAGTAACAAGCTTTTTAGCTAGCTTAGCTTTTAGATCGTCAACCTCCAATTGATGGGTCCTATCTCTTTGCAGATTTAGTTTAGCCTTATCTAATCGAGCTTCTAAAGCTTGAATATAATACTTATATCGCTGCAAGTAAATCATAGATTGCGATAGATAATTGTTAGTAAAAAGCTCATTAAGCTCATTTCTAGTAGCTGTAAAAAGTTCAATAAAATTAAGCGGTATTTTTTTAACATTTAGTTTTTTTTCAAGCTGTGATTTAAACTTAGTTATTTCTAAAAACAATGCTTCGACTTTAGCCTTATTTGAAACAAACTTTTGCATCCCTAAAGCATAGAATCTTTCAAAATCTTCTTTAGCATATGGTAGCTCAATATTATCAAAAAAACTCAAATCTATAGCCTTATCAACCACATTATCTTTTGAGTCACTTAGCTTTAATGACATTGATAAACTTGTCAAATCATTGTTTTTAATACTTTTTGATAAGTTATGATGTAAACGTATTTTAATAAGTTTCTTCAAAGCCCTTTTCATACAGGATTCTGATTCTGCCAAAGTTGCTTTATAAGACAATTTCACACCGTCTTTATATTCCTCAAGACAGTTATAGACTTTGACTATTATAGCGTACTCTTTAATTTCGCTAGTCAAAGCAATATCAGCAAAATCCCAATCATAATAAATTTTCTCATCGACTGCTTGCTTAGGTTTATTAACTAGGTTTTTGAGCTTTTGTTTTAAAGTATTGATATCTTTACCCAGCGCAAGTGTTTTACCATGCTCATCAACAACTTTTATATTTAAAACTAAATATTTCTCTAACTCTTCATTCTGCCATACTGTCTCATCAACTACGAATCCAACAATACGCGTAATATGTTTAGCAATGACAGATTTTAAAGGAGTATATGTATCTTTATCAAAATCTAGCGACTCAAATATAGCTTGAGCATAAGTTGGCACTGGCACACAGCTTTTACGAATATTTTTAGGTAAAGCGCGTAACAAAGCGACAATCTTGTCATACAAGAAACCATACACACCCCACTCTAAAACTGTAGGATTTATATCATTAATAAAAACTATCGGTACTGTAACCGTTGCACCATCTCGTTCATCTAAAGGGTCAAAGTGGTATTCTAATGGCAAGTGCATATCACCAATAGTTAATACATCAGGAAACTTCTGTTGTGTAATCTCTTTAGCATCATGTTGCATCAGACTTTTTAAATCAAAAATGAAACTCTTCTGCTGCTCTTTTCTAACTGTTTTTAGCCACTTATCAAATGTTGCACCATCACAAACCCCATCCGGAATAAAAGCATCATAATGCTCAAACATCGTCTGTTCATCCACCAAAATATCTTTTCGGCGTGATTTATTTTCAAGCTCCTCAATATGATTTATAAGCTTGAGATTTTGCTGATAGAAATACGCTTTAGAGTCAAAATTACCATTTACTAAAGCTTCTCTAATAAAAATTTCGCGAGCCTCTTGAGGATTTATCTTTGAGTATTGCACTACTCTTTTTGAAACTATCTCTAAGCCGTACAATATTACCCTTTCATTTACTATTACAGCTCTACGCTTCTTACTCCAAATAGGCTCATCAT containing:
- a CDS encoding sugar transferase, which produces MFYKFFKRLLDILLSFIGLVLLSPFFLVIIFMIKKDSKGPIFFKQKRYGKDKQFFYIYKFRTMYVDTPKDMPTHLLQDPSKCITKVGAFLRKTSLDELPQIINILKGEMSIVGPRPALWNQDDLIAERDKYGANAVPVGLTGWAQINGRDELPIPDKAKLDGDYIKNKSTWFDLKCIFLTVFSVFAKKGVVEGGTGALGNKEDLK
- a CDS encoding polysaccharide biosynthesis protein, which produces MSFYDNRTLNFLVIIVLTVITVNWTFYIFKQDVNLHFLLAVVLLRCLSSFLLLRDYMASWRKSTQKTFLRKVFINLPVFFIVTLFFYGKVAFSLIFSEFLFYVFLINLSVYLYWHLMNRRSVDKSKTAVIYGAGAAGAKIAQELASAGYRIKCFVDDDETLQKRSIDGKKVISKAGLRRLLLSRKFALLVIALPRNANQVVKNIYREFEKDFDQIRIMPPLEEILQDESFMSQLKPVSLYDLLSRDSKSLDKESISNFIKGKVVLVTGAGGSIGSEIVRQCIKYQAKELILVDHSEFNLYKVTEECRHFNINSNLCSVCDRKALAEVFQKCSPNIVFHAAAYKHVPLVEENISRAIRNNILGTKNAIDLAIEAGVESFILISTDKAVRPTNVMGATKRVCELYLQNVDPKNTKLAAVRFGNVLGSSGSVIPKFEEQIRNGGPVTVTHPEITRYFMLIPEACELVLQAGAIAKNSEVFVLDMGQPVKIIDLAKQFIRLSGRDDIDIEIVGLRPGEKLYEELLIEEDDISTDYKDIFIGRRTFYDINILNQDIELLMKDDVNHLMILKKIVPEFEHRLNG
- a CDS encoding glycosyltransferase family 4 protein, which produces MRSKLLFIANDFDIVIYRFRREVIEAFAAKEYEIILVTPYSNKVIDFCKSVGVEYINIDIDRRGKIPFKDLFLLFNYFKIIKKEKPDCIFSYTIKPNLYVGLVNLFFRKKFYPNVTGLGSVFANDGIIQKFIIFLYRLSFKNAIKVFFQNEQNKKLFIDKKIISEEKSILLPGSGVNLDENKYVDYPKDQGILKFVFLGRIMKEKGIYELLEAFAILEKKYKNISLDIYGFCDENKSNFMQKINAIKSVKFYGFTDNTKEKIASAHAVILPSYHEGMSNVLLEAAAIGRPVIASDIPGCREVFDDGFSGLSCNPNDVSSLRNSLEQFINMSYNDKMAMSYKARAKIEKDFDRSIVVNVYLQQLVVRV
- a CDS encoding NAD-dependent epimerase/dehydratase family protein; protein product: MKKRILVTGLSSYIGNSFAAKYNSDFNIHKISLRDVSLSDIDLSGYDAILHVAGIAHTSKDPKLKEKYYKVNTQLTYDLAKKAKDQGVRQFVFLSSIIVYGDSAPIGQEKVITKDTEPKPDDFYGDSKLQAEIKLNTLISDDFDIAIIRLPMVYGNGSKGNYPKLLKLAKYAFIFPNINNQRSVISIDNLSKEIAEIILQTKHGVFLPQDSEYFNTSKFIRDYRKNVLAKSTYLTAIFNPIIRVLAKKVDFVNKVFGNLTYEK